GTGGCAGCGCTGACAAAAATAATGAAAACATGTCGTGTTTAGCATGCGGAGGAAAAGGTGTAACAGTTTCACAACAAGGATTTTTCATGGTTGAAAGAACTTGTTCAACGTGTGGAGGAGCGGGTGTTGTAATTAAAAATCCGTGTAGAAGCTGTCACGGTCAAGGTAGAATTGAAAATGAGAAGAAGATTACTGTGAATATCCCAGCTGGTGTCGAAGATGGCATAAAGATCAGAGTTGCTGGAGAGGGCGAATGTGGAGTGCGTGGCGGAGCTGCAGGTGATTTATATATATTTATTAATATCTTACAACATCCTATTTTTGAGAGAAGAAAAGATGATCTTTATTGTACTGTGAGTATAAAAATGACTACCGCAGCGCTTGGTGGCGCAATTCAAGTAAAGTGTTTGGATGGTTCTTTGGTTAAAGTCGCTGTACCACAAGGAACGCAGTTTGATACGCAATTGAAAGTGACTGGAAAGGGCATGCCAATTTTAAAATCAAATAAATTTGGCAATATGTTTGTGCGTGTTAAAGTGGAAGTTCCTTCAAATTTGACAGCTCGCCAAAAGGAATTGCTGAAAGAATTTGACAATGAATACACAAATGCACAGTCCGAAGATGAAGGTTTGTTTAGTAAGGTAAAGAATTTTTGGAGTGAGATAACAAACGATAAGAATGACAATAAATAAACTATTGTGTTTATAGTTTTATATATACGAAAAGCAGTATCTACAGCCAAAATAATTATTTAATAAATAAGAAAAAGCTGATGTATACCGCAAGTAAGTGAAGAGTTGGTATTAAACTTCAAAAAGAGCTAGAAGAATTAATATGCAATGTATAACGAAATATATAAAGATCATTTTCACAAGACGTCAATTTTGAAAAGTATGATGATTATATATATTGATGTGTGTACCTGATATTAAATAATATAGCTGGTTACATTTTGTCTGAAAAGCATGTGGGAATTTTGCAAGATTAATGATGATAAAAAGATTGCCTAGTAGTACAGTGAGTATTTCTGCTTGCTCATTTGTCGAATTATGCGCTGGACTCAAGTAAGTGCACGCGCGAGGATTGGAGGATTGTAAAAGCATGATTTTTTAGAGCGCAAGTTAATTTCTGAATCAAATACTTTTATATATTTAAGATAAGATTGGAGTTTAGCTGCACTAAAAACACAAGCTACCATGCGCGTACTTAAATTTTAAAGAAAAGAACTAAACTAAAGTATTCTGTTGCTTGGGAAGTTGGTATTATATGGAAAATCATGCCAAAGTAGTCTGCACAATAACTTTACAGGCAGCGCTTATAATACAGGTAATATCTTGAATATTTAATTTTACATGCTAATTCTGTATTTAATTATTGGAAAAGTTTTTGACTTGCGCTAACATTCTCAAAAATTTCTATTTGTTTTGTCTCTATGCAGTAAGTTATGAAAGCTATTTTTATCATGATTTTGCTGTTTTAGAGCTTCATATTTAATCTAATTAAATTTCATGTCAGAAGAATTGCAAGGAGAGTCTTATAAGACGTTGCGCCCTACAGTCCCAGCACTAGAGGAAATGTTGCAGAAAACTTTGCCTGTGCTAGATCATGGGTTTGTAAGGCTTATAGACTATATGGGAGATGATGCAGCTATAGTGCAAGCTGCACGCGTCTCTTACGGCCGCGGGACAAAAAGAGCAAATGAAGACAAAGGCTTAATAAATTATTTGATGAGGCATTCTCATACCACGCCATTTGAGATGTGTGAGATAAAGTTGCACATAAAGCTTCCTATATTTATAGCACGTCAGTGGATTAGACATAGAACTGCAAGTGTGAATGAATATTCAGCGCGTTATTCTGTTTTAGATAGAGAGTTTTATATTCCAAAGCGTGAACATTTAGCAAAACAATCTTCATTAAATAAACAGGGACGCGATGCATTGCTCTCTGATCACGAAGCAAATGAAGTGCTAGAGCTTCTAAAACATGATGCAAGCATGCTATATCGCAATTATATGCGAATGCTGAATATGGATGACGCAACTGGTGAAGTCATAGATCAAGGAAGAGATGGACTTACTAGAGAACTTGCAAGGATGAATCTATCACTAAATTATTATACACAGTGGTATTGGAAGATAGATTTACATAATCTGCTGCATTTCTTGAAACTGCGCGCTGATCCTCATGCGCAGTTTGAGATTAGAGAATATGCTGGTGTAATACTAGAACTTGTGAAGAAATGGGTGCCATACACATACGAAGCTTTCAGCAATTATAAACTCGGTGGGGCTCACATATCGGAAGCTGCGTTAAATGTGATAAGAGCGATGATTAATGGTAAGATTGTTGCTCAAGAAGAAAGCGGCATATCTAAACGTGAATGGTCAGATTTGATGGCTTTGCTTGGGAAATGAATTAACTTAACGAGAGCTGTTAGTTATGTTAATTATTTTATAATGGATAAATTATTTAAATAAGTGCAAAAATTGAGCCGTGAGCAATCTTACTAAGGTTTTTAAAATCGATGTTTTTGCAGAGTAGATATGTTCTATATTCATAGTGATTAAACATCATAAACTAAAAATAATTATCTATAAGTAACTTTTACATTTTGTTTTATGTTTTATTAATGAATATGCAAGAAAGTTTAAATGATTATTTTGGTACAAGAGAATTAGAGCTATTGCAGAAATATTCTGAACTACTGCTGCTCTGGAATAAAAAAATAAATCTTGTCTCCCGCTCTGTCTTGACATATGAAGATCTAATTCCACATATATTAGATTCTGCACTTTTGAGCAGATTTATTCAAAATAAGCATTTTAGTATAGCAGATATAGGAAGCGGAGGTGGGTTTCCTGGAATGATACTTGCAATACTCGGCTATAATTGCGTATTATTTGAGAAAAACAGCAAGAAGACTGCGTTTTTATTAGAAGTCAAGGGAATGCTTAAAATTAATGCGCAAGTGGTCTGTGGAGATGTTAGAGATGCAAAAAGCAGTGTATTTGATGTGATAGTATCAAGAGCATTTTGTGATACTGTGATGCTGCTTGATTATACGAAACACATTGCTGGGCAAAATACTAATTATCTGCTACATAAAGGAAAGGATTGGCAGAAAGAAGTAAGTAGCCTTATGAGAGATTGGCATTTTGATCTCGAAAATTATAATAATATTCATAAGCCGAATTCTAGTATTATATCGATTTCTAATCTGCAGAAAAATAGACATGACGCGCTCTAAGATCATCGCTATTGCTAATCAAAAAGGTGGAGTGGGTAAAACCACTACTGCTGTTAATTTGTCCACTGCGCTTGCCGCGGTTGGAAGTTCTATATTACTCATAGATTTTGATCCACAGGGGAACGCTAGTACAAGCGTTGGTCTATCAAACCAACAAAGAGAGAATGATGTATATAAATTATTGTCGCATGGACTTGCAGTAGAATCTTCTATAGTAAAAACTCAGATTCCAAACCTTGATATTATTCCAGCAACTGTCGACCTTGCCGCTATAGAATCTGAAACTGCTGATCTTGATGGAAGGGAGTTTTTGCTCAAATCAAGGCTAAGGCATATGAATGCAGATTACGACTATATATTTATAGATTGCTGCCCTTCTCTTGGACTTCTGACAATGAATGCATTGGCAGCTGCTCATTCCGTACTTATTCCTTTGCAATGTGAGTTTCTTGCGCTTGAAGGACTTGCACATCTACTTAATACTGTACAACTTATAAAATCGGCAGTAAATCGTGACCTTTATATAGAGGGTGTTTTGCTAACAATGAGTGATAAGCGAAATAGGTTATCTCAACAAGTTGCAAAAGACGTAAGAGAAAAATTGAAAAAACTAGTGTATGATACTGTTATACCAAGAAACGTCAAATTGTCTGAAGCTCCTTCGCATGGCAAGCCAGCAATTTTGTATGATTTTGTATGCCTTGGCTCCATAGCTTATATGATGCTTGCAAAAGAATTTTTAGCTAAAAATACTTATTAATTAACTAGCATGTAGCTTAGGTAAGCACTGCAGCCCTGAAAAGAGAGCATCAAAAAGATCTGATGATTTGTCACAACATATTTTGGTTACTTCTCTTTTTGTACTGCCTCTCTTGAGAAGAGAAGAATTGGTATTTAACTTACGCACATACGAAGTGAGACTTCAAAAAGGGCTAGGAAGAACTAAGGTTGCATGTATAATCAATCAATACAAGCACTGCCAGCAACACCTATAACAAGCGATCTTTAAAAGGCGCCAATTTTGAAGTATGATTTAGTATGCATGTAGATATTAAAAATAATTTACTATAATGACAACTGAACGTAAAGTCCTTGGTAAGGGATTATCAGCATTGATTTCTACAGATGCAGCATCACTGCTGCAGTTAGATGAAAGAAATCATGAGCATATGATATATATCTCGATAGATGATGTGGAGGTTAATCCATACCAGCCGAGGAGTACTATGACAAGTGATGAACTTCAGGAGTTGAGTGATTCTATCAAAGAATATGGAGTGCTTCAGCCTATTTTGGTTGCTAAAGGCAAAAATAAGAGATATTGCATAATTTCCGGCGAGAGAAGATGGAGAGCTTCTATTATTGCGGGTCTCAAGACAATACCTGTGATTTTTAAGAATTGCTCCGATCTTATGCTTTTGCAGATTGCGATCCTTGAAAATATACAGAGAGAAGATTTAACTCCAATTGAAGAAGCAAAAGCATATCAGCAATTAATAGATCAATTTGGTTATACACAAGATCTGCTTGCAGAGAAGCTGAACAAAAGCAGAAGTCATATAGCAAATATGATAAGACTACTAAGGCTTCCTCAAGAAGTGCAAGGATGGGTCGATCAAAATCAGATTTCTGTCGGGCATGCAAAAGCTATATTCACAAGCGATGAGCCTGTAGAATTCGCAAAGCAGGTTATAGACCGTGGACTTAACGTGCGGGAGACCGAGCAACTTGCAAGAGCAAAAAAAGTTAAGAAAGATTCTGTAACTGTGACTCGTATTAAATCTTCTGAGAATATTGGAAACGCTCCTGAAGAAAAAGATCTAGATTTACTATCACTGGAGGAGAAAATGTCCAATAATCTTGGTTGCAAAACTGAGATAAAGTTAAGTGGTTCTTCTGGCTCAATCACACTATCATTTAAAACATTGGAAGAATTTGACATATTGGTTTATGCTCTCTGTAGGCAAATTTCTGATATGTCTTAATGTGTCTGTCCGTCAAAAATCTCTTTTGCCTCTCGCAAATAAATTTTTGCGGAAAGTTAAATGTACAAAAATTAGCTTGGGGAATGCCATGCACTAATTTTCGGATATATAATTTCTAATAGTTGCAAATATTACTTAATAAAATCCATAAGGTTTTTGGCAATTTTGCCACTTTTTCTGCTGGATTTTGCCTGCATCATAATTACTTGTAGGCCAAGATAAATCCTTGGGCTTCTTAGAATTATGACGCAGGCAACTTTTTATTTAAGTGCAGCTTTATAGCTATATACTTTGGTTTAATATAAAATTTAGCTGCACTTAAGGGATACATTATATATTATTAGCAATATACATACTTTCCTTCTTGTGATTTATGTTTTTGAAATGCGCTGATAACCGGTTTTATTTTGAAGGTTATGTCCTTGTATTGCTGCATTATTAATTTTTACTCAAGCGGGATTTTGATAAAATACTAATTTAACAAGGGGAATTCGGCCAATGCCAAAGATTGTGGTGGATGGGTTAGATATAGAAGTAGAGAATGGGACTACTGTTATTCAAGCATGTGAAATGCTTGGTATAGAGATTCCAAGATTTTGTTACCACGAAAGACTGGCGATAGCAGGAAATTGTAGGATGTGCCTTGTTGAGGTTGAAAAGTCTCCAAAGCCTGTGGCCAGCTGTGCTCATCCTATATCAGATGGGATGGTTGTGCACACAAACACTCCACTGGTGAGAAAAGCACGAGAAGGTGTAATGGAATTTTTACTTATAAACCATCCGCTAGATTGTCCAATATGTGATCAAGGTGGAGAGTGTGATCTTCAAGATCAAGCCATAAAATATGGAAGAGGCGTCAGTAGATATAATGAATGTAAGAGAGTCGTAGAAGATAAAAACATAGGTCCATTGATCACTACACATATGACAAGGTGCATACATTGCACTAGGTGCATCAGGTTTTTAGAAGATGTCGCAGGAACGCAAGAGCTTGGAGCGCTTGGTAGAGGTGAGCATATGAAAATCTCTACATGTATCGAGAAATCCATAACGTCAGAGTTATCTGGAAACATCATAGATCTTTGCCCTGTCGGTGCACTAACGTCAAAGCCATACGAATTTAAAGCAAGAAGCTGGGAGCTTCGCAATACAGAAACTATAGATGTGATGGATGCAGTTGGCTCAAATATTAGAGTTGACTCAAGAGGTAGCGAAGTAATGAGAGTTTTGCCAAGACTAAACGAAGATATTAATGAAGAATGGATTTCTGACAAAACCAGATTCTCATATGATGGGCTGAAATATCAAAGGCTTGACACCCCTATGATAAGGGAAGCTGGAGGTAAGTTTAAAACAGTATCATGGCTTGAAGCTTATCAGGCGATTGGCGCTGCAATTTCTGCTTCGTCTCCTGACAAGATTGCTGCGATCGCAGGAGATTTGATAGATGTTGAAACAATGCTCCTCACTAAAGAATTATTAACAAAAATAGGCAGCTATAATTTCGATTGCAGGCAGGATGGAAGTCTTCTTGGAAATCAGGTGCGTGCATTATATACTTTTAATACTACGATTGCAGGGATAGAAGATGCTGATGCTTGTTTGATAGTTGGTAGCAATCCAAGACATGAAGCGACTATACTTAATGCACGTCTTAGGAAGGCATGCATACATAATGGCATGAATGTTGCATTGATCGGAGAGCAAGTTGATTTAACGTATAGGTATAAGCATCTAGGTGTAAACCCATGGATCTTAAAACAGATAGCAGATGCCGAGCATGATTATTTTGCTGACTTAAAGAATGCAAAGAATCCGATGATTATAATCGGATCAGGTATTTTGGCTCGCCCTGATTATGAAGTATTCCTACATTACGCAAGAGTTATTGCTGAAAATACTGGAATGGTGCGCGAAGATTGGAATGGATTAAATATTTTGCAGCGTGCTGCGTCAAGAGTTGGTGGTTTAGATATAGGTTTTTTACCAGGTTCTGGTGCTTTAAGTACAAAGCAGATTATGACAGATGCAAATATAATCATGTTGCTTGGCGCGGATGAATTAGATTTTAGTACAGTGAAAGAAGATGCTTTTATAATATATCAAGGACATCACGGTGATTTAGGAGCGCATAGAGCAAACGTGATACTTCCTGGCGCTGCTTATACTGAGAAGGATGCAACATATGTGAACCTTGAGGGAAGAGCTCAAAGAACTCGTATTGCTTCATATCCACCAAACTATGCCAAGGCTGATTGGGAAATAATTAATGAGTTAGCAAAATTTTTAGGCCATGACTTACAATATACTTCAATTCAAGATGTGAGAAAGAAGATGTGCTCCATCTCAAATGTTTTTGATAATGTTGGATGTATAGTGAAGAATGAAATGAATATGGAAGCTGTAAAAAAAGTTAGAGAATTTCAGAGTGATGTGATAGAAAACCCTATTCACAATTATTTTATGACTAATTCCGTCTCTAGACATTCTAAGACAATGCTTGAATGTTCAAAAATTTCTTCAGGAGGAGAGAGTTAATTTGTATTATGTGATCTTGAAATGGATAAAAATATACGCAAGCTGATCGCTCAGAATAAGAGAGCTCGTTACGATTATTTTATAGAGCAAACAATGGAGGCTGGAATCGTACTTACTGGCACAGAGGTGAAGTCATTGCGCAATGGTAAAGTCAGCATATCAGAATCTCACGCGACGCAGATGGAGGGTGAGATCTATCTTTTAAATGCGCATATTCCTGAATATACCGAGGGCAACAGGTTTAACCATTACCCGCTGCGCCCAAGAAAGCTCTTATTGCATGCAAGTGAGATTAAGAAGTTCATAGGCCTCATTAAGAAAAAAGGTGTTACCCTTGTCCCTCTCAA
This region of Candidatus Lariskella endosymbiont of Epinotia ramella genomic DNA includes:
- the dnaJ gene encoding molecular chaperone DnaJ — protein: MQQDYYALLGVSRNSSADEIKKAYRKLAMQYHPDRNQGNPEAEKKFKELTAAYDVLKDENKRAAYDRYGSAAFDGMQGQPGAGFSHDFSDFADIFNGIFQDFGGGPRGSGNKRKTKVRGSDLRYNLSITLEEACSGKKYDIKYKTAVRCESCTGSGSADKNNENMSCLACGGKGVTVSQQGFFMVERTCSTCGGAGVVIKNPCRSCHGQGRIENEKKITVNIPAGVEDGIKIRVAGEGECGVRGGAAGDLYIFINILQHPIFERRKDDLYCTVSIKMTTAALGGAIQVKCLDGSLVKVAVPQGTQFDTQLKVTGKGMPILKSNKFGNMFVRVKVEVPSNLTARQKELLKEFDNEYTNAQSEDEGLFSKVKNFWSEITNDKNDNK
- the smpB gene encoding SsrA-binding protein SmpB, with the protein product MDKNIRKLIAQNKRARYDYFIEQTMEAGIVLTGTEVKSLRNGKVSISESHATQMEGEIYLLNAHIPEYTEGNRFNHYPLRPRKLLLHASEIKKFIGLIKKKGVTLVPLNIYFNHRNRAKVSLGVAVGKKQHDKRETIKQRDWEREKARQKRSDANS
- a CDS encoding ParB/RepB/Spo0J family partition protein; the encoded protein is MTTERKVLGKGLSALISTDAASLLQLDERNHEHMIYISIDDVEVNPYQPRSTMTSDELQELSDSIKEYGVLQPILVAKGKNKRYCIISGERRWRASIIAGLKTIPVIFKNCSDLMLLQIAILENIQREDLTPIEEAKAYQQLIDQFGYTQDLLAEKLNKSRSHIANMIRLLRLPQEVQGWVDQNQISVGHAKAIFTSDEPVEFAKQVIDRGLNVRETEQLARAKKVKKDSVTVTRIKSSENIGNAPEEKDLDLLSLEEKMSNNLGCKTEIKLSGSSGSITLSFKTLEEFDILVYALCRQISDMS
- the thyX gene encoding FAD-dependent thymidylate synthase; protein product: MSEELQGESYKTLRPTVPALEEMLQKTLPVLDHGFVRLIDYMGDDAAIVQAARVSYGRGTKRANEDKGLINYLMRHSHTTPFEMCEIKLHIKLPIFIARQWIRHRTASVNEYSARYSVLDREFYIPKREHLAKQSSLNKQGRDALLSDHEANEVLELLKHDASMLYRNYMRMLNMDDATGEVIDQGRDGLTRELARMNLSLNYYTQWYWKIDLHNLLHFLKLRADPHAQFEIREYAGVILELVKKWVPYTYEAFSNYKLGGAHISEAALNVIRAMINGKIVAQEESGISKREWSDLMALLGK
- the rsmG gene encoding 16S rRNA (guanine(527)-N(7))-methyltransferase RsmG codes for the protein MQESLNDYFGTRELELLQKYSELLLLWNKKINLVSRSVLTYEDLIPHILDSALLSRFIQNKHFSIADIGSGGGFPGMILAILGYNCVLFEKNSKKTAFLLEVKGMLKINAQVVCGDVRDAKSSVFDVIVSRAFCDTVMLLDYTKHIAGQNTNYLLHKGKDWQKEVSSLMRDWHFDLENYNNIHKPNSSIISISNLQKNRHDAL
- the nuoG gene encoding NADH-quinone oxidoreductase subunit NuoG translates to MPKIVVDGLDIEVENGTTVIQACEMLGIEIPRFCYHERLAIAGNCRMCLVEVEKSPKPVASCAHPISDGMVVHTNTPLVRKAREGVMEFLLINHPLDCPICDQGGECDLQDQAIKYGRGVSRYNECKRVVEDKNIGPLITTHMTRCIHCTRCIRFLEDVAGTQELGALGRGEHMKISTCIEKSITSELSGNIIDLCPVGALTSKPYEFKARSWELRNTETIDVMDAVGSNIRVDSRGSEVMRVLPRLNEDINEEWISDKTRFSYDGLKYQRLDTPMIREAGGKFKTVSWLEAYQAIGAAISASSPDKIAAIAGDLIDVETMLLTKELLTKIGSYNFDCRQDGSLLGNQVRALYTFNTTIAGIEDADACLIVGSNPRHEATILNARLRKACIHNGMNVALIGEQVDLTYRYKHLGVNPWILKQIADAEHDYFADLKNAKNPMIIIGSGILARPDYEVFLHYARVIAENTGMVREDWNGLNILQRAASRVGGLDIGFLPGSGALSTKQIMTDANIIMLLGADELDFSTVKEDAFIIYQGHHGDLGAHRANVILPGAAYTEKDATYVNLEGRAQRTRIASYPPNYAKADWEIINELAKFLGHDLQYTSIQDVRKKMCSISNVFDNVGCIVKNEMNMEAVKKVREFQSDVIENPIHNYFMTNSVSRHSKTMLECSKISSGGES
- a CDS encoding AAA family ATPase, with product MTRSKIIAIANQKGGVGKTTTAVNLSTALAAVGSSILLIDFDPQGNASTSVGLSNQQRENDVYKLLSHGLAVESSIVKTQIPNLDIIPATVDLAAIESETADLDGREFLLKSRLRHMNADYDYIFIDCCPSLGLLTMNALAAAHSVLIPLQCEFLALEGLAHLLNTVQLIKSAVNRDLYIEGVLLTMSDKRNRLSQQVAKDVREKLKKLVYDTVIPRNVKLSEAPSHGKPAILYDFVCLGSIAYMMLAKEFLAKNTY